The following is a genomic window from Dehalogenimonas sp. 4OHTPN.
AAGTAAAATTTGAACTGATCTCCTCCCGCGACTCCCCCGGCGATGTCGGACGCGGCAGCGCATTCCCGAAAGAACCCGCCGAAAGCCTGGTTGAGACTGTTGTGGCCAACAGCCGGCGGGTGGCACAGTCCATGAGGACGATCGAGGAAATTTTGCGTTCAACGGATACGAAAACCTGCGCAGTGGACGCCGAGGGAGTGCGGTTCCGCGTGTATGCATTGGAAAAGGAACTGGTTTCGGAATTAAGCCGTAAACTGAACCGGGCGCTGGTCGGCAGGCTGTATGTCAGCGCGGACAGCCAAGAAACTTTTTATAAAGCGTTAGACATGGAGCCTTCAGCGATCCAGCTTAATCCCTCCGGCCAATCACGAACAGACTTTTGGGAACTGGCGGTTGAGTGCCGCGATATCTGCGCCGAGAAGAAAATCCTGTTCTTAATCGGGGAACGGATCGACGTCGCGGCGGCGGTCAAAGCCGACGGGGTTGTCATCGGGCGGGACTCTCTGCCGGTGAAGGTGATCCGGGAACTGCTGGGCCTAAAAAGCCTCATAGGTTTTGTTGCGCGTGATGCCTCCGAGGCGACGACTGCTCAAGACGCCGGCGTAGACTTCTTAATCGATGCCGGCGTAAACGGCATATCCGAATGGGAGACTCCTGAACTTCCGGTCATCAAGACTTGTTGAAAGGGTATCGAGGTGGAGAATTTAGCACAGAGACTGGATGACATAGCCGAATCCATCAGAGCTTCTTTTAAGGAAAAGGATGCCGCCCGTGAAAAGGCGCTGCCCGGCTGCCGTGAAGCTATCCGTCATTGCTCGGAGTCCATTCGGGCGATCCACCGTCAAGAGTTCGACAACGCTCATGATTCGCTGAAAAAAGCCAAACTGCTCATCGATGAAGCGGAAATCACCATCGATGCCTGCGAAGAACTTTCCAATACCGCCTTCTTCCGGGATGCCCAGAAAGAATACGCCGAGGGCTGCATCACCCTGGCGATCATCACCGGTACCGAAATACCAACCCCCGAAGAACTGAAGATCGATTCCGCTGCCTATTTAAACGGCATGGGCGAGGTTACGGGCGAACTCAGGCGGTACCTGCTGGACGGACTGCGCCGCGGCGATATGTCAAGAGCGGAAGGCATATTATCGGTTATGGACGCCATTTATGAAGTTCTGGTAACGATAGATTTTCCGGATGCCATCACCGGCAACCTGCGGCGGACCACCGACATGGTCCGGGGCATTCTGGAAAAAACCCGATCCGACCTCACTCTGTCCCTGCAGCAGAAACGCCTGGAAAATAAGCTGAGCGCTTTCCAGGATTCCATCGGAAAAAATAACACGGGGGGATAAAGCACTTATGGATCCAGTACTAATAGCACTTGGCTGCGGCGTGCTCGGGCTGGTGATCGCCTATTTCCTGGCGAGGTTCGTTCTGAGCCAGGATGAAGGCAACGCCCGCGTCCGGGAAATCGCCGCGGCGATCAAAGAAGGCGCTTTGGCCTTCCTCGGGCGCGAATATCGAGTCCTGGCTGTTTTTGTGGCCATCGTCACTCTGGTGCTGGTATTCGTTCCCGCCCTCGGCTGGAAAGTGGCGCTGGCTTTCGTTTTCGGGGCCATTTGCTCCGGCCTGGCAGGGTATGTGGGCATGACCATCGCCGTCAGAGCCAATTCGCGAACCGCCGCCGCCGCCGCAAAAAGCCTCAACCACGGATTGAAAGTGTCCTTCCGCGCCGGGTCGGTCATGGGCATGACGGTGGTCGCCATCGGCCTGCTGGGCTTATCGTTACTATACTTCGCCTTCAGTGAAGACCCGTCGTTCCTGGCGATCATCCCGGGTTATGGCTTCGGCGCGTCCTCGGTAGCCATTTTCGCCCGCGTCGGCGGCGGCATCTACACCAAAGGCGCCGACACCGGGGCCGACATTGTCGGCAAGGTCGAGCAGAGCATTCCCGAGGACGACCCGCGCAACGCCGCGGTTATCGCCGACTTTGTGGGCGACAACGTCGGCGACGTGGCCGGCATGGGCGCCGATCTTTTCGAGTCCTACGTAGATTCCATCATCGCCACCATGGCCCTGAGCACCATCGCCGTTTTTTCGACCCGGCTGGGCGAACCGCTGATTGTCGGCACGGACCCGGCCGCCGCCTTCTGGCTGCCGATGCTGGTAGCCGCCGGCGGCATCCTGGCTTCAATAATCGGTATATTTTCAGTCCGCGTCGGCGAGAAACTTGAAATGAAGGCTCTGCTGAATGCCTTGCGCCGGGGTACTTATATCGCCGCCGGGCTTTCCCTGGTGTTTTCGTTCATCGCTGTCAGCTTCCTGGCCGATATCCGGCTGTTCGTGGCCATCGTCGCCGGGCTGGCCGCCGGGCTGGCCATCGGTGAAAGCACCAACTATTTCACCTCTTACGTGTATAAACCGACTCTTAAAATCGCCGAGGCCTCCCAGACCGGCGCCGCCACCAACATCATCGCCGGGTTCGGCAACGGCCTCATGAGCAC
Proteins encoded in this region:
- a CDS encoding thiamine phosphate synthase, with amino-acid sequence MATFPQKTLRIIDANLDRATEGLRVLEDIARFALDSEPISQELKALRHSLHQAFDEVKFELISSRDSPGDVGRGSAFPKEPAESLVETVVANSRRVAQSMRTIEEILRSTDTKTCAVDAEGVRFRVYALEKELVSELSRKLNRALVGRLYVSADSQETFYKALDMEPSAIQLNPSGQSRTDFWELAVECRDICAEKKILFLIGERIDVAAAVKADGVVIGRDSLPVKVIRELLGLKSLIGFVARDASEATTAQDAGVDFLIDAGVNGISEWETPELPVIKTC
- a CDS encoding haloacid dehalogenase, encoding MENLAQRLDDIAESIRASFKEKDAAREKALPGCREAIRHCSESIRAIHRQEFDNAHDSLKKAKLLIDEAEITIDACEELSNTAFFRDAQKEYAEGCITLAIITGTEIPTPEELKIDSAAYLNGMGEVTGELRRYLLDGLRRGDMSRAEGILSVMDAIYEVLVTIDFPDAITGNLRRTTDMVRGILEKTRSDLTLSLQQKRLENKLSAFQDSIGKNNTGG
- a CDS encoding sodium-translocating pyrophosphatase, producing MDPVLIALGCGVLGLVIAYFLARFVLSQDEGNARVREIAAAIKEGALAFLGREYRVLAVFVAIVTLVLVFVPALGWKVALAFVFGAICSGLAGYVGMTIAVRANSRTAAAAAKSLNHGLKVSFRAGSVMGMTVVAIGLLGLSLLYFAFSEDPSFLAIIPGYGFGASSVAIFARVGGGIYTKGADTGADIVGKVEQSIPEDDPRNAAVIADFVGDNVGDVAGMGADLFESYVDSIIATMALSTIAVFSTRLGEPLIVGTDPAAAFWLPMLVAAGGILASIIGIFSVRVGEKLEMKALLNALRRGTYIAAGLSLVFSFIAVSFLADIRLFVAIVAGLAAGLAIGESTNYFTSYVYKPTLKIAEASQTGAATNIIAGFGNGLMSTAPPVLFIVIAVVVAYNFGDIYGVALAGVGMLATLGIQDATDAYGPVADNAGGIVEMSGMPHEIRERTDALDSLGNTTAAIGKGFAIGSAGLTALALLLSYTLAVGITPSQISLLDPHVLVGLFLGGLLPAVFCAMTLQAVGKTGASIVNEVRRQFREIPGLMEGTGKAEYARCVDICTREAIHQMILPGVVTVLAPITVAFIFGKVALGGFLIGATVTGFILAVAFSNAGGSWDNAKKWVETGAYGGKKSPAHKATVIGDTVGDPMKDTSGPSLNIMIKLVSIISLVLAPVIADMTGII